In Risungbinella massiliensis, a single window of DNA contains:
- a CDS encoding glycosyltransferase family 4 protein encodes MDTKPNKPIHIWLANQYAVPPNIAGITRHFELSREWAEKEGAKVTLFCSRFLHPRRSFLTEEEKQEIPEIPGMKVEWLWSFPHQVNDIRRIINMLSFAIAFFWKGLFQKKPDVLVASSPHLFLAFAGWLLAKIKGVPYVFEIRDLWPDSLIKMGGLNNKWIIRALTWMESILYQKSDQLVVLTEHQRTYIAERGIPRDKIELIPNGVVLGSWEPDEAKRSAFRAKMGVKEEDFVAIYTGAHGPANALEYVVRAGKYLPEGIKIVLIGDGPEKERLLQIQREEGLDRVILLDPVPKKEIFDYTAAADTGIISLANNEVFRGARPNKLFDYLFVGKPIVTTVDGEVREIVEKNEVGIFAGAEDPEGLARAIDQVRHFSVSELEEIRARGSHYIDEEGNRAKLAHKFYQLLSKIRKQ; translated from the coding sequence ATGGATACCAAACCAAACAAGCCGATTCACATTTGGTTAGCAAACCAATATGCTGTCCCTCCTAATATTGCTGGAATTACGAGGCATTTTGAGTTATCTCGAGAATGGGCAGAAAAAGAGGGAGCAAAGGTGACTTTGTTCTGCTCTCGTTTTCTTCACCCTAGAAGAAGTTTTCTAACAGAAGAAGAGAAACAAGAGATTCCAGAGATCCCAGGAATGAAAGTAGAATGGCTCTGGTCTTTTCCACATCAGGTAAATGATATTCGTCGCATAATCAACATGCTGAGTTTTGCGATTGCCTTCTTTTGGAAGGGGTTGTTTCAAAAGAAACCTGATGTGTTAGTAGCCTCCTCTCCGCACTTGTTTCTTGCATTTGCTGGATGGCTTTTGGCTAAGATCAAGGGTGTTCCCTATGTTTTTGAAATACGTGATCTATGGCCGGATTCCCTCATCAAAATGGGGGGATTGAATAATAAGTGGATCATTCGCGCATTGACTTGGATGGAATCGATCCTTTATCAGAAGTCAGATCAACTGGTGGTATTGACTGAACACCAGAGAACCTATATCGCCGAGCGAGGGATTCCCCGAGATAAGATTGAACTGATTCCAAATGGAGTCGTACTTGGATCGTGGGAACCAGATGAGGCGAAACGTTCTGCGTTTCGTGCCAAGATGGGAGTAAAGGAAGAAGATTTTGTTGCCATTTACACTGGAGCTCATGGTCCTGCCAACGCATTGGAATACGTTGTTCGTGCTGGAAAATATCTACCAGAGGGAATCAAGATCGTTCTGATCGGAGATGGCCCGGAGAAGGAACGGTTACTCCAGATCCAACGTGAAGAGGGACTAGATCGAGTCATTTTGCTTGATCCGGTGCCAAAAAAGGAGATTTTTGACTATACTGCAGCAGCTGATACAGGGATTATCTCCCTTGCCAATAATGAAGTCTTTCGTGGCGCGCGTCCGAACAAGCTCTTTGACTATCTATTTGTAGGTAAACCGATTGTTACAACAGTAGATGGAGAAGTACGGGAGATTGTAGAGAAGAACGAGGTCGGGATTTTTGCAGGAGCAGAAGATCCAGAGGGACTTGCAAGAGCAATTGATCAAGTTCGTCACTTTTCGGTAAGTGAGTTGGAAGAGATTCGTGCACGCGGAAGTCATTATATTGACGAAGAGGGTAATCGTGCCAAACTAGCTCATAAGTTTTATCAACTTCTATCCAAAATAAGAAAACAATAA
- the wecB gene encoding non-hydrolyzing UDP-N-acetylglucosamine 2-epimerase, with protein MKIVTVVGARPQFIKAAPVSRAIRERGTEILVHTGQHYDTSMSDVFFEELEIPKPDYHLHVGSKSHGAQTGAMLAKIEEVLLSEKPDALLVYGDTNSTIAGALAAAKLHVPVAHVEAGLRSFNRRMPEEVNRVLTDHTSRWLFCPTDTAVRHLKSEGITEGVYQVGDVMLDAVLYNAKLANEKANIMQKLELESGQFLLLTIHRAENTDDPARLQAIVEALNALTMPAVLPLHPRTRGKLAAAGLAITNPLVKCIEPIGYLDMLQLEVNAKKIVTDSGGVQKEAFFAKVPCITMRDETEWTETVELGTNLLVSANTEKILEAIETFEVDFSAIPSVFGNGKTSETILDILQKDLG; from the coding sequence ATGAAAATAGTTACGGTAGTAGGCGCACGCCCACAATTTATTAAAGCAGCTCCCGTCTCTCGTGCGATACGGGAACGAGGCACGGAGATTTTAGTACATACTGGACAACATTATGATACCTCGATGTCGGATGTGTTTTTTGAAGAGCTAGAGATTCCAAAACCAGATTATCATTTACATGTGGGTTCCAAATCCCACGGTGCGCAAACAGGTGCGATGTTAGCCAAAATCGAAGAGGTACTCTTGTCTGAGAAACCAGATGCTCTCTTGGTTTATGGAGATACTAATTCAACGATCGCAGGAGCTCTCGCAGCTGCTAAACTTCATGTGCCAGTTGCACACGTAGAAGCCGGTTTGCGTAGTTTCAACCGCCGGATGCCAGAGGAAGTAAATCGTGTCTTGACTGATCACACTTCTCGTTGGTTGTTCTGCCCAACCGATACGGCTGTTCGTCATCTGAAATCAGAGGGCATTACAGAGGGAGTCTACCAAGTAGGCGATGTGATGTTGGATGCGGTTCTCTACAATGCGAAACTAGCGAATGAAAAAGCGAATATTATGCAAAAGTTAGAGTTAGAATCGGGTCAGTTTCTGCTTCTTACGATCCATCGTGCAGAGAATACAGATGATCCTGCTCGTCTCCAAGCGATTGTAGAGGCGCTAAATGCACTTACGATGCCAGCTGTATTGCCTTTGCATCCACGAACTCGTGGAAAACTAGCAGCTGCCGGTCTTGCTATTACCAATCCTTTGGTGAAATGCATTGAACCGATTGGATATTTAGATATGTTGCAATTAGAAGTAAACGCCAAAAAGATTGTCACGGATTCCGGTGGTGTTCAGAAAGAAGCCTTTTTTGCCAAAGTACCATGTATTACGATGCGGGATGAAACAGAGTGGACAGAGACAGTAGAACTTGGAACGAACTTATTAGTGTCTGCTAATACGGAAAAGATCTTGGAAGCGATCGAAACGTTTGAAGTAGACTTCTCTGCGATCCCTTCTGTTTTTGGGAATGGGAAAACATCTGAAACCATCCTAGATATTCTTCAAAAAGATCTAGGCTAG
- a CDS encoding cation:proton antiporter: MLFFFKLLIILLSTKLAGDLSVRLGQPAVLGKLIIGIVIGPAVLGWIQDSELIEELSEIGVLLLMFFAGLETDIEELNRNRRSSIAVALGGIIFPFVGGYLAGTILGMDLFPALFLGLLLSATSVSITIQTLRDIGKIKSRESVTILGAAIVDDILVVILLAFLMSFAGAEEVAFEMVILKKVLFFILVVLAGWKLVPLLMRWLAPLRVSEAVISAGLIICFGFAYFAERMGVAGIIGAFAAGVAISQTKYKEEVEERLEPIAYAVFVPVFFVSIGLSVTFKGLETQLGLIIILTIIAILTKLIGSGLGARLTGFPARSSVVIGSGMISRGEVALIIAALGLETQLLEQAYYTAIIVVIIFTTLVTPPLLKGVFRD; this comes from the coding sequence ATGTTGTTCTTTTTTAAGTTATTGATCATTTTACTTAGCACAAAACTAGCGGGGGATCTTAGTGTAAGGCTGGGACAGCCCGCAGTATTGGGTAAACTCATTATTGGGATTGTGATAGGGCCGGCTGTTTTAGGATGGATTCAGGATTCGGAGTTAATAGAGGAACTAAGCGAGATCGGGGTTCTATTATTGATGTTTTTTGCAGGTCTCGAGACAGATATAGAAGAACTAAATCGAAACCGTCGTTCTTCGATTGCGGTTGCCTTAGGTGGAATTATTTTTCCGTTTGTAGGTGGTTACTTAGCAGGAACTATACTAGGAATGGATCTATTTCCAGCTCTTTTTTTAGGCCTTTTGTTATCGGCTACATCGGTAAGTATTACCATTCAAACTTTGCGTGACATAGGTAAAATAAAAAGCCGCGAAAGTGTAACTATTTTAGGAGCTGCTATTGTAGATGACATTTTGGTTGTGATCCTGTTGGCATTCCTTATGAGCTTTGCCGGAGCGGAAGAAGTAGCTTTTGAAATGGTTATTTTGAAAAAAGTTCTATTTTTTATTCTCGTTGTTTTAGCTGGTTGGAAATTGGTTCCTTTGCTTATGCGTTGGTTAGCACCTTTACGTGTCTCCGAAGCAGTGATTAGTGCAGGACTTATTATTTGTTTTGGATTTGCTTACTTTGCAGAGCGGATGGGTGTGGCAGGTATTATTGGCGCATTTGCAGCCGGAGTAGCAATTTCGCAAACCAAATATAAAGAAGAAGTAGAAGAGAGACTAGAACCTATTGCTTATGCTGTTTTTGTCCCTGTTTTCTTTGTAAGTATTGGATTGTCAGTAACTTTTAAGGGATTAGAAACTCAATTGGGTCTTATTATTATATTAACGATTATTGCGATCTTAACGAAGCTTATTGGAAGTGGATTGGGTGCCCGACTCACGGGGTTTCCTGCTCGATCTTCCGTTGTAATCGGATCAGGTATGATTTCGCGTGGGGAAGTAGCCTTAATTATTGCTGCTCTTGGGCTGGAGACACAGTTATTGGAGCAAGCATATTATACCGCGATTATTGTCGTGATTATATTTACAACGTTAGTTACTCCTCCTCTATTAAAAGGGGTGTTTAGAGACTAG
- the hpf gene encoding ribosome hibernation-promoting factor, HPF/YfiA family — translation MKFHVRGSNIEVTDALRDYVEKKLSRLTRYFHSTDQTDAHISLTVLKDGHKVEVTIGFPNYMVRAEEQTEDMYASIDLVLQKLERQIRKYKTKVNRKSRQAENYLRSQLAEAVNTTATSLATIEEEEEEIEIVRTKRFNLKPMDTEEAILQMEMLGHNFFVFSQADTQQTSVVYRRKDGKYGLISPEA, via the coding sequence ATGAAATTTCACGTCCGTGGTAGTAACATAGAAGTGACCGATGCTCTTAGGGATTATGTAGAGAAAAAGCTCTCTCGTTTGACGAGATATTTTCATTCTACCGATCAGACAGATGCTCACATCTCTCTCACCGTTTTGAAAGATGGTCATAAGGTAGAGGTGACCATTGGATTCCCCAACTACATGGTACGCGCGGAAGAACAGACAGAAGATATGTATGCATCAATTGACTTAGTGCTTCAGAAGCTCGAACGTCAAATTCGTAAGTACAAAACGAAGGTGAATCGTAAATCCCGACAAGCTGAGAACTACCTCCGTTCCCAGTTAGCTGAAGCAGTGAATACAACTGCTACTAGTTTAGCAACAATAGAAGAAGAGGAAGAGGAGATCGAAATTGTACGCACCAAACGGTTTAATTTAAAGCCGATGGATACCGAAGAAGCTATTCTCCAAATGGAGATGCTTGGTCACAACTTTTTCGTCTTCTCACAAGCAGATACACAACAAACAAGTGTCGTATACCGTCGAAAAGACGGCAAATACGGTTTGATTTCACCGGAAGCATAG
- a CDS encoding amino acid ABC transporter ATP-binding protein: MSMIQATGVVKSFGDNIVLNGIDLQVEKQEVVSIIGPSGSGKSTFLRCLNGLEKVQAGRVVVNGHVVTDPKAKLDLIRQEVGMIFQHFELFPHLTVMENLILAPTRVKNNRKQEAVMKAKTLLQKVGLAEKVDAYPRSLSGGQKQRVAIARALTMEPSILLCDEPTSALDPEVVGEVLDVLKQLAKEGMTMVVVTHEMGFAREVSDRVLFMDQGKVVEEGTPQQIFQHAKEKRTQDFLSKVL; this comes from the coding sequence ATGTCGATGATTCAAGCAACAGGTGTGGTCAAGTCATTTGGTGATAACATAGTCTTGAATGGAATTGATCTACAAGTAGAAAAACAAGAAGTGGTCAGCATCATTGGTCCAAGTGGTTCCGGCAAGAGTACCTTTCTTCGCTGTTTGAATGGGTTAGAGAAGGTTCAAGCAGGACGGGTAGTTGTAAATGGTCATGTTGTAACAGATCCAAAGGCAAAGTTAGACCTAATCCGCCAAGAAGTAGGGATGATTTTTCAACACTTTGAGCTATTTCCCCATTTAACTGTGATGGAAAATTTGATTCTTGCTCCTACACGGGTGAAAAATAATAGAAAACAAGAAGCCGTTATGAAAGCAAAGACCCTTCTTCAAAAAGTAGGACTAGCAGAAAAAGTAGATGCATATCCACGTTCGTTGTCTGGTGGACAGAAACAACGTGTAGCGATTGCGCGTGCATTGACAATGGAGCCTAGTATATTGCTCTGTGATGAACCGACATCCGCACTCGATCCTGAAGTGGTGGGGGAAGTACTGGATGTTTTGAAGCAACTGGCTAAAGAAGGAATGACGATGGTCGTTGTAACACATGAGATGGGCTTTGCTAGAGAAGTATCGGATCGGGTGTTATTTATGGATCAAGGAAAAGTTGTCGAAGAAGGAACACCACAACAAATTTTCCAACATGCGAAAGAGAAACGAACACAGGATTTCTTGAGTAAGGTGTTATAG
- a CDS encoding amino acid ABC transporter permease: protein MIDWSVVIEYQDYFVRGFITTIELTVVGLAFGLLIGLFLSLLQLSPKRLVRLPARIYIDIFRGTPLMLQVLAIHYAVIPMIYEDFLGLVPPDGLFSGFVALSLNAGAYIAEIIRAGVQSIEKGQLEAARSLGMSYGQAMRHVILPQAFRNMLPPLGNEAITLLKDSSLVTMIAVNDITYAAFSTAKNTFERLAPYLTAAIMYFVLTFVLSRLVLYLEKRDLSRGGRN, encoded by the coding sequence ATGATTGATTGGTCTGTTGTAATCGAATATCAAGATTATTTTGTTCGGGGGTTTATTACAACCATTGAATTAACTGTAGTTGGACTGGCATTTGGTCTCTTAATTGGTCTTTTTCTTTCTCTTTTACAGCTGTCTCCAAAGCGCTTAGTACGCCTTCCGGCTCGTATTTATATCGACATTTTTCGTGGAACTCCGCTAATGCTTCAAGTACTTGCCATTCATTATGCTGTCATCCCTATGATTTACGAAGACTTTTTGGGACTGGTACCTCCTGATGGCTTATTTTCTGGGTTTGTTGCACTTTCGCTCAATGCAGGGGCTTATATAGCAGAGATTATCAGAGCAGGTGTGCAATCTATTGAGAAGGGGCAACTGGAAGCAGCACGTTCTCTGGGTATGAGTTATGGACAAGCTATGAGACATGTGATCTTACCACAAGCGTTTCGGAATATGTTGCCACCACTAGGAAATGAAGCAATTACTTTGTTGAAGGATTCCTCGCTCGTTACCATGATTGCGGTTAATGATATTACCTACGCTGCTTTCTCTACGGCAAAAAATACTTTTGAGCGCCTGGCACCATATCTAACAGCGGCGATCATGTACTTTGTCTTAACCTTTGTACTTTCTCGTCTCGTACTCTATCTAGAAAAAAGAGATCTATCACGCGGAGGGAGGAACTAA
- a CDS encoding basic amino acid ABC transporter substrate-binding protein, producing the protein MKKIYISLLLVFALLTGCSQPAKTDASSNPNQLKALTNAEFPPFESQTGDQKIVGFDADILNALSQAGGFQTTLKHTGFDGIFEGIDRGKANMGIAAITITEERKQKYDFSDPYFDAKQVILLPANSPVKTLKELNGKKIGVQQSTTGETVVQNAFGKTYANLKGYDAIPSAIDDLKLGRLDAVVVDDAVVKDYLKKLGSNDFKLVEDPSIPVEQYGIAVKKGDKATLDKINAGLKKIKEDGTYQKIYDQYFKMTP; encoded by the coding sequence ATGAAAAAGATATATATATCCTTACTTTTAGTATTTGCACTACTCACAGGTTGTTCCCAACCAGCTAAAACGGACGCATCATCTAATCCAAACCAATTAAAAGCATTAACTAATGCTGAATTTCCACCATTTGAATCTCAAACAGGGGATCAGAAAATTGTTGGATTTGATGCAGATATTTTAAATGCACTCTCCCAAGCAGGGGGATTTCAAACTACATTAAAACATACTGGCTTTGATGGAATCTTTGAAGGCATTGATCGCGGAAAAGCAAATATGGGAATTGCAGCCATTACCATCACAGAAGAACGGAAACAAAAATATGACTTCTCCGATCCTTATTTTGATGCAAAACAGGTGATTCTACTTCCAGCTAATAGCCCAGTCAAAACACTGAAAGAATTGAATGGCAAAAAAATTGGGGTACAACAATCGACTACGGGTGAGACGGTAGTACAAAATGCATTCGGTAAAACCTATGCTAATCTAAAAGGATACGATGCTATTCCTTCTGCGATCGATGATCTGAAATTAGGACGGTTAGATGCGGTAGTAGTAGATGATGCAGTTGTAAAAGATTATCTCAAGAAATTGGGTTCCAATGATTTTAAATTGGTTGAGGACCCCAGTATTCCTGTAGAACAGTATGGGATCGCTGTGAAAAAAGGTGACAAAGCAACATTAGATAAAATCAATGCTGGTCTCAAAAAGATCAAAGAAGATGGAACTTATCAAAAAATCTATGATCAGTATTTCAAGATGACACCATAA
- a CDS encoding HU family DNA-binding protein, with translation MNKTELIEKVAESTGKTKKEAGLVVESVFQSISDALQSGEKVTLIGFGNFEVKDREARKGRNPQTGEEIEIKASKVPSFKAGKQLKDAVNS, from the coding sequence ATGAACAAAACTGAACTAATCGAAAAAGTAGCTGAAAGCACAGGAAAAACAAAAAAAGAAGCAGGACTAGTAGTAGAATCTGTATTCCAATCAATCTCTGATGCACTCCAAAGCGGAGAGAAAGTTACCCTTATCGGATTTGGAAACTTTGAAGTAAAAGATCGTGAAGCTCGTAAAGGTCGTAACCCACAAACGGGTGAAGAGATCGAGATCAAAGCAAGTAAAGTACCTTCCTTTAAAGCAGGCAAACAATTGAAAGACGCAGTAAACAGCTAA
- a CDS encoding ComF family protein — protein sequence MSWWNFLFSPASVCAFCSSILSTSGHSKGQRDMCSFCMMDSLQISGKVCAKCGRSISVDSVCSDCAPISSALLANRSVVVYNSWAKEVLEQYKFRGNRELALPIGRWMADTVRDVYRGYYFNYITYVPLHPIKWKSRGFNQSQLLAEQISKRLWLPVRERLVRVRHTDPQSQQAKRKRLEQMKDSFQIRGSIQKDRILLVDDVFTTGATLRECANLLQAAGATEIYSITFAR from the coding sequence GTGAGCTGGTGGAACTTTCTATTTTCTCCTGCTTCTGTTTGTGCGTTTTGTTCTAGTATCTTATCCACGAGTGGTCATTCTAAGGGGCAACGAGACATGTGTAGCTTCTGTATGATGGACAGCCTTCAAATCAGTGGTAAGGTATGTGCAAAATGCGGAAGAAGTATATCGGTAGACTCTGTTTGTTCAGACTGTGCGCCAATTTCTAGTGCTCTACTAGCCAATCGTAGTGTTGTCGTATATAATTCATGGGCAAAGGAGGTCCTCGAACAATATAAGTTTCGGGGAAACCGAGAGCTAGCACTGCCAATTGGTCGATGGATGGCTGATACAGTAAGGGACGTATATCGAGGCTATTATTTTAACTACATAACCTATGTACCTTTACATCCGATCAAATGGAAAAGTCGCGGCTTTAATCAGTCTCAATTATTAGCAGAGCAGATTAGCAAACGCCTGTGGTTACCCGTTCGGGAGCGACTAGTACGTGTACGTCATACAGACCCACAAAGCCAGCAAGCAAAACGAAAACGCTTGGAGCAAATGAAAGATTCCTTTCAGATTCGTGGTTCTATTCAGAAAGACCGAATCTTGTTAGTGGATGACGTATTTACGACTGGCGCAACCCTTAGAGAATGTGCTAATCTGTTACAGGCAGCAGGAGCGACAGAGATTTACTCTATCACTTTTGCAAGATGA
- a CDS encoding DEAD/DEAH box helicase family protein: METLLFQGRRLLHTEIEALLRKNGHLVHEGEWDKNLKRWSQMGMIRTAAVTVDSWIFRWKCNRCGAGFQHIELQTCANCSQKCGVCTHCRQLGIARSCNEVFLFPLLSPRAIKQMEMDVSILYSEYQKQAIQQLTDHVRSASRILVYAVTGAGKTEMMLPIVKKALEAGERVLWVIPRKEVVQELAKRLSDYFPQVSLAAWSSDSSTIWKDADFLISTAHQMVRFHEQFGLVIVDEVDAFPLYGNPILERAVDNALCPGGTRIYLTATPSYEMRRLVQKKKISLVVVPQRYHGRPLPIPKLYVERKLWKLFKQLKPIPVLSSFLQKVRQEQGQAFLFIPTIDRLNLVERWLHIHHPQLVSKRLESVHSRDRNRVEKVEDFRQGKTQILLTTTILERGVTVPGISVLVLGSDHRLYDQQALLQISGRVGRSKTDLRGIVWFVGEERTEAQERAVRETIWLNQQ; the protein is encoded by the coding sequence GTGGAAACTCTGTTGTTTCAAGGAAGACGATTACTTCACACAGAAATCGAAGCACTACTAAGAAAAAATGGGCATCTAGTACATGAGGGCGAATGGGACAAGAATCTAAAACGATGGAGTCAGATGGGCATGATTCGTACTGCTGCTGTAACAGTAGATTCTTGGATTTTTCGTTGGAAATGCAACCGTTGCGGAGCTGGTTTTCAGCATATAGAACTCCAAACATGTGCTAACTGCTCCCAAAAGTGTGGTGTTTGTACTCACTGTCGGCAGTTAGGGATAGCACGTAGCTGTAATGAGGTTTTTCTCTTTCCTCTTTTGTCTCCCAGAGCTATAAAGCAGATGGAGATGGATGTCTCCATTTTGTATTCTGAGTATCAGAAACAGGCTATCCAACAACTAACAGATCATGTTCGTTCTGCATCTAGGATACTAGTCTATGCAGTAACAGGTGCTGGCAAGACAGAGATGATGCTTCCCATTGTAAAAAAAGCATTGGAAGCGGGTGAACGAGTACTGTGGGTGATCCCTCGCAAGGAAGTTGTACAGGAACTAGCAAAAAGGCTCTCCGATTACTTTCCTCAGGTGTCTCTTGCGGCATGGTCTAGTGATAGTTCCACTATATGGAAAGATGCGGATTTTCTTATTTCGACCGCTCACCAAATGGTTCGATTTCACGAACAATTTGGCTTAGTCATTGTGGATGAAGTAGATGCATTTCCGCTTTATGGAAATCCAATATTAGAGCGGGCTGTTGATAATGCACTATGCCCTGGAGGGACGAGAATTTATTTAACTGCAACTCCGAGTTATGAGATGCGGCGTCTGGTGCAAAAGAAAAAAATATCTTTGGTAGTCGTTCCACAAAGATATCATGGACGTCCTCTTCCGATTCCGAAGCTGTATGTGGAGAGAAAGTTATGGAAACTTTTCAAACAGCTCAAACCAATCCCAGTACTTAGTTCGTTCCTTCAGAAAGTAAGACAAGAGCAGGGACAAGCCTTCTTGTTTATCCCGACGATTGATAGGCTAAATTTGGTAGAGCGCTGGCTACATATCCATCATCCTCAATTGGTTTCGAAACGATTAGAATCAGTTCATAGTCGTGATCGTAATCGAGTTGAAAAAGTGGAAGATTTTCGTCAGGGGAAAACTCAAATCCTTCTGACAACCACGATTTTAGAAAGAGGGGTGACAGTTCCCGGTATTTCGGTATTAGTTTTGGGATCAGATCATCGACTTTATGATCAACAGGCTCTTCTTCAAATATCAGGCCGTGTCGGGAGATCCAAAACAGATTTAAGGGGGATCGTCTGGTTTGTAGGAGAAGAACGAACAGAAGCGCAGGAACGAGCAGTAAGAGAAACAATTTGGCTAAATCAGCAATAA
- a CDS encoding glycosyltransferase family A protein, which yields MSQWFQWVLSAVALYLLVLFLISFYQKVYRSSYHHKASHLLLITANNQASIEWLIRSYRIANQLGSKEVQVTVLDTGSTDDTLRILKRIRFEFEQLEVVSLLDVPNKEEAIQHFVQMAQKEKRPFLVLDLRDLDSHQDKQTSTAL from the coding sequence ATGAGTCAGTGGTTCCAATGGGTATTAAGTGCGGTCGCCCTTTATCTACTTGTATTATTCCTGATCTCCTTTTATCAGAAAGTCTATCGTAGTTCCTATCATCATAAGGCTAGTCATCTACTTCTTATTACTGCAAATAATCAAGCATCCATTGAGTGGCTTATTCGCTCCTATCGGATTGCAAACCAGCTAGGAAGCAAAGAGGTACAAGTTACGGTACTTGATACAGGGTCCACAGATGATACACTTCGAATCTTGAAACGAATACGTTTTGAATTCGAACAGTTAGAAGTTGTCTCCTTATTGGATGTTCCAAATAAAGAGGAGGCAATACAACACTTTGTACAGATGGCGCAAAAAGAAAAGCGACCGTTTTTAGTTTTAGACCTTCGAGATTTAGACTCACATCAAGACAAACAAACATCAACTGCGTTATAA
- the metK gene encoding methionine adenosyltransferase has protein sequence MAKDLKRSLFTSESVTAGHPDKICDQISDAILDAILEKDPNARVACETSVTTGLVLVAGEISTQCYVDIPKIVRSTVQEIGYTRAKYGFDAETCAVLTSIDEQSADIAQGVDEALEKREGTMSEEQIEAIGAGDQGLMFGFACNETPELMPLPIALSHKLARRLHEVRVDGTIPYLRPDGKIQVTVEYEDEKPVRIDTVVCSTQHAEEITLQQIQEDVRKHVIDPIVPKEMLSEDTKYFINPTGRFVIGGPQGDAGLTGRKIIVDTYGGYARHGGGAFSGKDPTKVDRSAAYAARYVAKNIVAAGLADKCEVQLAYAIGVARPVSVRVETFGTGKISEDQLVELVEKHFDLRPAGIIRSLDLRRPIYRQTAAYGHFGRTDIDLPWEKTDKAEVLKLDAGL, from the coding sequence ATGGCAAAAGATCTAAAAAGATCCTTGTTTACCTCTGAATCGGTTACCGCAGGGCACCCTGATAAAATCTGTGACCAAATTTCGGATGCTATCTTAGATGCTATTTTAGAAAAAGATCCTAATGCTCGCGTAGCATGCGAGACTTCTGTCACAACTGGACTTGTTCTAGTTGCTGGGGAGATTTCCACGCAGTGTTACGTAGATATCCCAAAAATTGTTCGTTCAACGGTTCAAGAAATCGGTTATACCCGTGCCAAATATGGTTTTGATGCAGAGACGTGTGCTGTACTTACCTCCATCGATGAACAATCCGCTGATATTGCCCAAGGGGTAGATGAAGCGTTGGAAAAAAGAGAAGGCACGATGAGTGAAGAGCAGATTGAGGCAATTGGAGCAGGGGACCAAGGTTTGATGTTTGGTTTTGCTTGTAATGAAACTCCAGAACTCATGCCACTTCCTATTGCGCTATCTCATAAATTGGCAAGACGTTTACACGAAGTACGTGTAGATGGAACGATTCCTTATCTTCGACCTGATGGCAAGATTCAAGTGACGGTTGAGTATGAAGATGAGAAACCTGTACGTATTGATACGGTTGTTTGCTCAACGCAACATGCAGAAGAAATTACATTACAACAAATTCAAGAAGACGTTCGCAAACATGTCATTGATCCAATCGTTCCAAAAGAGATGTTAAGCGAGGATACCAAGTATTTCATCAATCCAACTGGACGATTTGTGATTGGTGGACCTCAGGGCGACGCTGGACTTACAGGGCGCAAAATCATCGTTGATACCTATGGTGGATATGCACGTCATGGCGGTGGTGCTTTTTCTGGAAAAGACCCTACAAAAGTGGACCGCTCAGCTGCTTATGCTGCGCGATATGTTGCGAAAAATATTGTAGCAGCAGGATTAGCGGATAAATGTGAGGTTCAGCTAGCATACGCCATTGGGGTAGCTCGTCCTGTTTCCGTTCGAGTAGAAACGTTTGGTACTGGTAAAATTTCAGAAGATCAGTTGGTAGAACTGGTTGAAAAACACTTTGATCTACGTCCGGCAGGGATCATCCGTTCTCTTGATCTGCGTCGCCCAATCTATCGTCAAACTGCGGCTTATGGTCATTTTGGTCGTACTGATATTGACCTTCCTTGGGAAAAAACAGATAAAGCAGAAGTATTAAAGTTGGATGCTGGTCTCTAA